One window from the genome of Nicotiana tomentosiformis chromosome 5, ASM39032v3, whole genome shotgun sequence encodes:
- the LOC104108336 gene encoding transcription factor MYB8-like isoform X1, which yields MVRAPCCEKVGLKKGKWTAEEDELLVNYIQANGEGSWKSLPKKAGLLRCGKSCRLRWTNYLRPDLKRGKFTAEEDETIVKLHSSLGNRWSLIANHLPGRTDNEIKNYWNTNLRRRIYTFKLHKKLIRTTAVMPKMAVAVAGDCESSRKHGRVGRSNGKSCKNINSTTSESTGKVKSSCFGGGGTGTMWSEDGSIESLLPENHIADIGKGLAMQRHEHQAESEISEPRNEEGEDKNERHINVTPENDFDNWCDMNFDHFYEEELWVDQCNSLDLEFGSNEECTYWDDMLLWLWNDK from the exons ATGGTGAGGGCACCTTGTTGTGAGAAAGTTGGGCTAAAGAAAGGAAAATGGACTGCTGAAGAAGATGAGTTATTGGTGAATTATATTCAAGCTAATGGAGAAGGTTCATGGAAATCTCTTCCCAAGAAAGCTG GTCTATTAAGATGTGGAAAGAGTTGCAGATTAAGATGGACAAACTACTTGAGACCAGACTTGAAGAGAGGCAAATTTACTGCAGAAGAAGATGAAACCATCGTCAAATTGCATAGCTCCTTGGGAAAtag GTGGTCTTTGATAGCGAACCATTTACCTGGCCGAACAGATAATGAAATAAAGAATTACTGGAACACTAACTTACGCCGAAGAATTTACACCTTCAAATTGCACAAAAAGCTCATCAGAACCACTGCAGTAATGCCTAAAATGGCAGTTGCTGTTGCCGGCGATTGTGAATCCTCGAGAAAACACGGCCGAGTAGGCCGATCCAATGGTAAAAGTTGCAAAAACATTAACTCGACCACCTCTGAGTCCACTGGAAAAGTCAAATCCTCGTGTTTCGGAGGCGGGGGTACCGGAACTATGTGGTCGGAAGATGGTTCAATTGAATCCCTTTTGCCGGAAAATCATATTGCTGATATAG GAAAAGGACTAGCCATGCAACGACACGAACATCAAGCAGAATCAGAGATAAGTGAGCCGAGGAACGAGGAAGGTGAAGACAAGAACGAGAGACACATTAATGTTACACCTGAAAATGATTTTGATAATTGGTGTGACATGAATTTCGATCATTTCTATGAGGAGGAATTATGGGTTGATCAGTGCAACAGCTTGGACTTGGAGTTTGGATCCAATGAAGAGTGTACTTACTGGGATGACATGTTACTTTGGTTATGGAATGATAAATAA
- the LOC104108336 gene encoding transcription factor MYB8-like isoform X2, with protein MVRAPCCEKVGLKKGKWTAEEDELLVNYIQANGEGSWKSLPKKAGLLRCGKSCRLRWTNYLRPDLKRGKFTAEEDETIVKLHSSLGNRWSLIANHLPGRTDNEIKNYWNTNLRRRIYTFKLHKKLIRTTAVMPKMAVAVAGDCESSRKHGRVGRSNGKSCKNINSTTSESTGKVKSSCFGGGGTGTMWSEDGSIESLLPENHIADIGLAMQRHEHQAESEISEPRNEEGEDKNERHINVTPENDFDNWCDMNFDHFYEEELWVDQCNSLDLEFGSNEECTYWDDMLLWLWNDK; from the exons ATGGTGAGGGCACCTTGTTGTGAGAAAGTTGGGCTAAAGAAAGGAAAATGGACTGCTGAAGAAGATGAGTTATTGGTGAATTATATTCAAGCTAATGGAGAAGGTTCATGGAAATCTCTTCCCAAGAAAGCTG GTCTATTAAGATGTGGAAAGAGTTGCAGATTAAGATGGACAAACTACTTGAGACCAGACTTGAAGAGAGGCAAATTTACTGCAGAAGAAGATGAAACCATCGTCAAATTGCATAGCTCCTTGGGAAAtag GTGGTCTTTGATAGCGAACCATTTACCTGGCCGAACAGATAATGAAATAAAGAATTACTGGAACACTAACTTACGCCGAAGAATTTACACCTTCAAATTGCACAAAAAGCTCATCAGAACCACTGCAGTAATGCCTAAAATGGCAGTTGCTGTTGCCGGCGATTGTGAATCCTCGAGAAAACACGGCCGAGTAGGCCGATCCAATGGTAAAAGTTGCAAAAACATTAACTCGACCACCTCTGAGTCCACTGGAAAAGTCAAATCCTCGTGTTTCGGAGGCGGGGGTACCGGAACTATGTGGTCGGAAGATGGTTCAATTGAATCCCTTTTGCCGGAAAATCATATTGCTGATATAG GACTAGCCATGCAACGACACGAACATCAAGCAGAATCAGAGATAAGTGAGCCGAGGAACGAGGAAGGTGAAGACAAGAACGAGAGACACATTAATGTTACACCTGAAAATGATTTTGATAATTGGTGTGACATGAATTTCGATCATTTCTATGAGGAGGAATTATGGGTTGATCAGTGCAACAGCTTGGACTTGGAGTTTGGATCCAATGAAGAGTGTACTTACTGGGATGACATGTTACTTTGGTTATGGAATGATAAATAA